One Polyangiaceae bacterium DNA window includes the following coding sequences:
- a CDS encoding response regulator transcription factor, translated as MQRHISIVDLLQSSRLGAPRPSQSGQVGPNLTRRQTEIARLLSTTGLSYKEVASCLGISEGTMRKHAENVYRRIGVHSRAELMIALSQELEARVLPRAPT; from the coding sequence GTGCAACGTCACATTTCCATAGTCGATTTACTGCAATCGTCTCGTTTGGGTGCACCCCGACCGAGCCAATCTGGACAGGTCGGTCCGAATCTCACTCGAAGGCAAACAGAAATCGCCCGCCTCCTGTCGACGACGGGCCTCTCCTACAAGGAGGTTGCATCTTGTCTCGGCATCAGCGAGGGCACGATGCGCAAGCATGCCGAAAACGTTTACCGCCGCATTGGCGTGCATTCGCGCGCAGAGCTCATGATCGCATTGTCTCAGGAATTGGAAGCGCGAGTTCTTCCTCGCGCGCCAACTTGA
- a CDS encoding sigma-70 family RNA polymerase sigma factor, whose product MCKARVTRALLERAIAREPQAVREFVAVLEPIFRVRIGRVLLRAGDASRRDIEDLCQDTFVSLLRDGGRLARSWDPTRGSFENFSALIAKQRAIEELRKRREELLHDDGQCDVSEPALDSSRMPERIAASREMLRKVFDILRAELSEHGSRLFQLLFVEDREVTEVCALMNMQKDAVYAWRSRLGRRIEEIAATMGGAE is encoded by the coding sequence ATGTGCAAGGCAAGGGTCACGCGTGCGCTTCTCGAGCGCGCCATTGCCCGTGAGCCACAGGCAGTTCGTGAGTTCGTCGCCGTCCTCGAACCGATTTTCCGCGTGAGGATCGGTCGAGTCCTTCTGCGTGCCGGCGACGCGTCCCGTCGTGACATCGAGGATCTTTGTCAGGACACCTTCGTCTCCTTGCTGCGCGACGGTGGTCGCCTTGCGCGGTCATGGGATCCAACGCGGGGCTCATTCGAGAATTTTTCCGCCCTGATTGCAAAACAGCGAGCTATTGAGGAGCTGCGCAAGAGAAGGGAGGAGTTGCTGCACGATGATGGACAATGCGACGTGTCCGAACCCGCGCTCGACAGCAGCCGGATGCCTGAACGAATCGCAGCATCACGCGAAATGCTTCGGAAGGTCTTCGATATCTTGAGGGCCGAGCTTTCCGAACATGGGAGCAGGCTCTTCCAGCTACTTTTTGTCGAAGACCGCGAGGTTACGGAAGTTTGCGCGCTCATGAACATGCAAAAGGATGCTGTTTATGCTTGGCGCAGTCGGCTTGGACGTCGTATTGAGGAAATCGCCGCCACGATGGGAGGTGCAGAATGA
- a CDS encoding response regulator transcription factor: protein MLFQPANEKQIDRLTQGIVRELKACSRKASGVYDFGVATIRVYLVDDHPVLRESFARALDAEPGMTVAGQAGTATEALREIPAVKPDVVLVDLNIADRDGMELLVALRTQNPAAKLLVLSGYDDEYRVAEALRAGAQGYLVKTAEVAEVIDGIRRISRGEAPLSRRVAAGVVRGMRKPTLEGAGGLDALTPRERQVLRLLAAGRSTRETATRLTISPKTVEAHRARIYRKLGCKSAVELTRIAVRTGLLDNVD from the coding sequence ATGCTGTTTCAGCCGGCCAACGAAAAGCAAATCGATCGTCTGACCCAGGGCATTGTGCGAGAGCTCAAGGCATGCAGCCGGAAGGCCAGCGGTGTCTATGATTTCGGCGTTGCGACCATTCGCGTTTACCTCGTCGATGATCACCCGGTTTTACGCGAAAGCTTCGCTCGAGCGCTCGACGCGGAACCAGGGATGACAGTTGCCGGCCAAGCAGGCACGGCAACGGAAGCGTTGCGCGAAATTCCCGCAGTCAAACCAGATGTCGTGCTGGTCGATCTGAACATTGCGGATCGAGATGGCATGGAACTGCTCGTGGCGCTACGAACGCAAAATCCGGCGGCAAAACTGCTCGTGTTGAGCGGTTATGACGACGAGTATCGAGTGGCGGAGGCGCTTCGAGCTGGAGCGCAAGGCTACTTGGTCAAGACCGCGGAGGTGGCCGAGGTCATCGATGGCATTCGGCGCATTTCGCGCGGTGAAGCGCCGCTTAGCCGACGGGTTGCCGCCGGCGTCGTTCGTGGGATGCGCAAGCCGACGCTTGAAGGGGCGGGGGGGCTCGACGCGCTCACGCCGCGCGAGCGCCAAGTCTTGCGGCTGCTCGCAGCGGGAAGGTCGACGCGCGAGACGGCTACACGGCTCACGATCAGTCCGAAGACGGTCGAAGCGCATCGGGCGCGCATCTACCGGAAGCTTGGCTGCAAGAGCGCGGTCGAGCTGACGCGTATTGCAGTTCGAACTGGGCTGCTCGACAACGTAGACTAA
- a CDS encoding YdeI/OmpD-associated family protein yields the protein MKRGRLFDSSRNPPSNEKQGSAIVPGAAKKAAPQKRVIPPADLVVALGTNDAATATWKTLAPSHIKEYVLWIEDAKRPETRARRVEQTITMLAAGVRNRNEKYAGK from the coding sequence ATGAAACGTGGTCGGCTCTTCGATTCAAGCAGGAATCCACCGTCGAACGAAAAACAAGGTTCGGCTATCGTGCCGGGAGCAGCGAAAAAGGCGGCGCCCCAAAAACGGGTCATTCCGCCGGCCGATTTGGTGGTGGCTCTCGGGACGAATGACGCTGCGACGGCCACGTGGAAGACGCTCGCGCCGTCGCACATCAAAGAGTATGTGCTTTGGATTGAGGACGCGAAGCGGCCGGAGACGCGCGCGCGGCGTGTCGAGCAAACCATTACGATGCTTGCGGCCGGCGTGCGTAATCGGAACGAAAAATACGCTGGTAAATAG
- a CDS encoding AAA family ATPase translates to MSNSELLFFARWLSHILYQQYKTYVLILIDEYDTPIQAGYTHGYFDEIVPFIRNLLSAALKDNVALFKGVLTGILYVLRDNMFSGLNNIRVHSMMSSQYATSFGFTEDEVAAIVEPAHVEEVRAWYNGYIFGGPSSTTRGRF, encoded by the coding sequence GTGAGTAACTCCGAATTGCTTTTTTTCGCTCGGTGGTTGTCGCATATTCTATATCAACAATACAAAACATACGTCCTTATTCTCATCGACGAATACGACACGCCTATTCAAGCGGGCTACACGCACGGTTACTTTGACGAGATCGTGCCCTTCATACGCAATCTCTTGTCGGCGGCGCTCAAGGATAACGTGGCGCTCTTCAAAGGCGTGCTCACGGGCATTCTGTATGTATTGAGGGATAATATGTTCTCCGGGCTCAACAACATACGCGTACATTCCATGATGAGCTCGCAATACGCCACGTCGTTCGGATTCACGGAAGACGAAGTGGCTGCCATCGTCGAACCTGCACATGTCGAAGAAGTACGCGCGTGGTACAATGGATACATCTTTGGCGGCCCGTCATCTACAACCCGTGGTCGATTCTAA
- a CDS encoding PD-(D/E)XK nuclease domain-containing protein, with product MRPKTAGQPGVVMEFKVPLGRETPEVALEKATKQLRERKYAAELIAAGASPVHEYAMVFDRKQVWVKRIDRAETSSPVRPSS from the coding sequence ATGCGGCCGAAAACAGCCGGACAACCGGGCGTCGTCATGGAATTCAAAGTGCCGCTCGGCCGGGAAACCCCCGAAGTGGCGCTCGAAAAGGCCACGAAACAATTGCGTGAGCGCAAATATGCGGCCGAATTGATCGCCGCAGGAGCGTCACCCGTGCATGAATATGCCATGGTATTCGATCGAAAACAGGTGTGGGTGAAAAGAATCGACCGCGCGGAGACGTCTTCTCCCGTTCGTCCTTCGTCCTGA
- a CDS encoding AAA family ATPase has protein sequence MAPFPAAPIVGAFVTISATVAKGSGEMGGGRSGVFNLEMGMKLDIVHTPDLDTAYRWWSTPPMSVAVPIAHVTNSARSPLDARFVTWLAVQVLQDRHARLVEGGADADAQKIDLASIFVDLPLQAQDPRFRTSEKAPSAMPQLLGMHLPEPSPSARSLMELFDTKGGGPRMLLVGRTGIGKSTLTTMVAQVLRMPWIARQVDALPADLRETWQQANAPIEALLTTSKWAHAGQMFPLRISLPLVARWFGSRVWRTPPSVWDYLAARMRVDLAKEEIACDVEPAELRRWIEAAGNTYWILDGLDEVPHSANRKQVVEAVRAVTCGASQNMNGVLVSTRPQGYGGEFDDLMEHELVSLPKELAHTYAEKLLRAWSGQTKRSQLDEQLERLRTELEKPAAAALLHTPLHTTMAALLVANQGQLPNARSILFRDYFATILRRELNKPIDHGIRSEDEGALRSLHERAGLTLQVRSQQGASARPTLRQRELREMLSRYYVEKRCADAEVQANVARIMRFAMDRLVLLLHSSEGEYEFGVRSLQEYFAAEALVDDDIPLVKKRLEAVAANPHWGNVLRLIASRCILDSGKKAQRIVEALVATCRALNEGTIGGEAAKRCFAGSRLAIAILEETCKYGHPDLYEPLWQIALEAAASPLFPDIGSFVVNWPDTKDATKYRGQVLRVAKTLFEAGGDAYQQGWRLLDAMLHAQVDEAVALAERHAPTTEVDARAVFWPYLLRGQRVPPWIARFIEQNVQWFPPQVMLGWREGDILFLGQAHIELFTRQFHQQRHRILIRDTDDKVCGWAIQSIECDAQWQSLVLRTPDTSPAWALWKRIATFMVSPSHDCLADVLEAANSEALLAGLQPWLMMMLPWPIAATMRHVRSYLELPALAAQARAGELGTVDDWRAAERRWRDAPHASLEEVETALISPVPWGPDIALRGKVFPYLIEWLREDPNTLVPDWRSRFLRLAVDHPNAVHRLLPYLEHMHRLEPKEEFPLVVARLVDENVPFDKRAFVASPLLLAPDLSGPNREEWFVFFDARGRRGTNARWGGGDTPDVIRERTEANVAALVERIAQHPDQWGLLDTLVALLLTVSNADLSKLRLPELPPDAPPRAFALHALLALVSGGTDKVLFERLVFEHDGVTHDFRHELAGLLWRRNMDPGTKESLWLGMLEAAPPPRRNLRDQIQSAFFKHLHDTLEPSFLTRAAWTEHELPEPCLVEQTTATRPAPRIVQIVELRNVRIFKETPSVDEKFPQPAGDQGQWIVLVGENGVGKTTLLRAIALAVAPPAIGSKLLDESNPPMLANGGEGPITIELDTGLLSVAIRRDERTEIVEARSTQEVSRPWIVGYGVKRGNARGEKDRPAEVGPIGELHTLFDRPASLYNAAQWLENLDADVLREQRRSPRPSETPPTGSAGIWKAVVHALRVLLGIQDVSVEPGGLVYVQHKDFGRVRLDTLSDGYLTTTGWIIDMIARWVERQRELDESVGADVLRQMTGLVLVDEIDLHLHPIWQMHIIDDVRRLFPNLSFVVTTHNPLVLQGARRGEVYVMRRGEQGRIELVQKDIRPGQDVDRVLFEQFGVEYTFDRETRDLLARHRDLLARGAGRDDPQRMALEKQIETRFGSLGSTLRKERDATMGPVAPFDDEERARFLAEMQRLADEEES, from the coding sequence ATGGCACCTTTTCCTGCGGCACCTATCGTCGGAGCATTCGTAACCATATCGGCTACCGTCGCCAAAGGTTCGGGCGAAATGGGCGGGGGACGTAGTGGAGTGTTCAACCTCGAGATGGGTATGAAGCTCGATATCGTTCACACTCCAGACCTTGACACTGCATACCGTTGGTGGTCGACTCCGCCCATGTCCGTCGCTGTACCAATCGCGCATGTAACCAACTCGGCTCGCTCGCCGCTGGATGCTCGGTTCGTTACCTGGCTAGCCGTCCAAGTCTTGCAGGATCGGCACGCGCGTTTGGTCGAGGGCGGCGCAGATGCGGACGCGCAGAAAATCGACCTGGCTTCCATCTTTGTCGACTTACCACTCCAGGCGCAGGATCCCCGGTTCCGTACCTCCGAAAAAGCGCCCTCGGCGATGCCACAACTGCTCGGAATGCATCTCCCAGAGCCGTCTCCATCGGCACGTTCGTTGATGGAGCTCTTCGATACGAAAGGCGGTGGTCCCCGAATGTTGCTCGTGGGGCGGACCGGGATCGGCAAGAGCACCCTGACGACCATGGTGGCGCAAGTACTGCGCATGCCATGGATTGCGAGGCAAGTCGATGCGCTGCCGGCGGATTTGCGTGAAACGTGGCAGCAGGCGAACGCGCCTATCGAGGCGCTCTTGACGACTTCGAAGTGGGCGCATGCGGGGCAGATGTTTCCGCTGCGGATCAGTCTGCCCCTGGTCGCCCGATGGTTCGGTTCACGCGTATGGAGAACGCCGCCTTCCGTGTGGGATTACCTCGCGGCGCGGATGCGGGTGGATCTGGCGAAGGAAGAAATCGCGTGCGACGTCGAGCCGGCCGAATTGCGCCGATGGATTGAGGCGGCTGGGAACACTTATTGGATTCTGGATGGGCTGGATGAAGTGCCGCATTCGGCAAATCGCAAGCAAGTCGTCGAAGCGGTCCGGGCAGTCACGTGTGGCGCATCGCAGAACATGAATGGAGTGCTCGTATCGACGCGACCTCAGGGATATGGCGGGGAATTCGACGACTTGATGGAGCACGAGCTCGTTTCGTTGCCGAAGGAGCTCGCCCATACGTATGCGGAGAAGCTTTTGCGCGCTTGGTCGGGCCAAACGAAACGATCGCAGCTCGACGAGCAGCTCGAACGTTTGCGCACCGAGCTGGAGAAACCAGCGGCGGCCGCGCTGCTCCACACGCCGCTGCACACGACGATGGCGGCGCTGTTGGTGGCCAATCAAGGCCAATTGCCCAATGCGCGGAGTATTCTTTTTCGGGATTATTTTGCCACGATTCTTCGCCGAGAATTAAACAAGCCCATCGATCATGGCATTCGGTCCGAGGACGAGGGGGCATTGCGGTCGCTGCACGAGCGGGCGGGATTGACGTTGCAGGTTCGTTCCCAGCAGGGCGCTTCCGCGCGGCCCACGTTACGACAGCGCGAGCTGCGGGAAATGCTTTCGCGATATTACGTCGAGAAACGTTGTGCCGACGCCGAGGTTCAAGCGAACGTCGCGCGCATCATGCGTTTTGCGATGGACCGGTTGGTGTTGCTGCTGCATTCCTCGGAAGGGGAGTACGAATTCGGGGTGCGATCCTTGCAGGAGTATTTTGCGGCGGAAGCGCTCGTGGATGACGACATCCCGCTGGTCAAAAAACGCCTCGAAGCAGTGGCGGCGAATCCGCATTGGGGGAACGTGCTCCGATTGATCGCGAGTCGCTGCATTTTGGATAGCGGCAAGAAAGCGCAGCGTATCGTGGAAGCGCTGGTGGCGACGTGTCGGGCGCTCAACGAGGGAACGATTGGGGGCGAAGCGGCGAAACGGTGTTTTGCAGGGTCGCGGCTGGCGATCGCGATCTTGGAGGAAACGTGCAAGTATGGGCACCCCGATCTGTACGAGCCATTGTGGCAGATTGCGCTGGAAGCGGCGGCGTCGCCATTATTTCCTGATATCGGATCTTTCGTGGTGAATTGGCCAGACACGAAAGACGCAACGAAATATCGCGGGCAAGTGCTACGGGTCGCGAAAACGCTGTTCGAGGCAGGCGGGGACGCATACCAGCAGGGATGGCGATTGCTCGACGCAATGTTGCACGCCCAAGTGGATGAAGCCGTCGCGCTGGCGGAGCGTCATGCGCCTACGACGGAGGTAGATGCGCGAGCGGTATTCTGGCCGTATCTTCTGCGCGGCCAGCGTGTGCCGCCATGGATCGCTCGATTCATCGAACAAAATGTGCAATGGTTTCCGCCTCAAGTGATGCTTGGTTGGCGCGAAGGTGATATTTTATTTCTCGGTCAAGCCCATATAGAATTGTTCACCAGGCAGTTTCATCAGCAACGGCATCGAATTCTGATACGGGACACAGATGATAAGGTATGCGGCTGGGCTATCCAGTCAATTGAATGTGACGCGCAGTGGCAGTCGCTCGTGTTGCGCACACCCGATACGTCTCCTGCGTGGGCTCTCTGGAAACGCATTGCGACGTTCATGGTGAGCCCATCGCACGACTGCCTGGCGGATGTGTTGGAGGCGGCGAACAGCGAGGCGTTGCTTGCAGGTCTTCAGCCATGGCTCATGATGATGCTTCCATGGCCCATTGCAGCCACTATGCGACACGTGCGAAGCTATTTGGAGCTGCCTGCGCTGGCGGCGCAGGCACGCGCGGGCGAACTGGGGACGGTGGACGACTGGCGCGCTGCAGAAAGGCGTTGGCGGGATGCTCCGCACGCATCGCTGGAGGAGGTCGAAACCGCACTGATTTCACCCGTTCCGTGGGGACCGGACATTGCATTGCGCGGGAAGGTGTTTCCTTACCTGATCGAGTGGCTACGCGAGGACCCCAACACGTTGGTTCCTGATTGGAGATCGAGGTTTCTACGGCTCGCTGTCGATCATCCGAATGCGGTGCACCGCTTGCTGCCCTATTTGGAGCACATGCATCGCCTTGAACCAAAGGAGGAATTTCCACTTGTGGTTGCGCGACTCGTCGATGAGAACGTACCTTTTGACAAGCGTGCATTCGTAGCGAGTCCGCTGCTCCTTGCGCCGGACCTTTCGGGGCCCAACCGGGAAGAATGGTTTGTTTTTTTCGATGCTCGTGGTCGAAGAGGTACGAATGCACGTTGGGGCGGTGGAGATACTCCTGATGTCATTCGTGAACGCACCGAAGCCAACGTCGCTGCGCTCGTCGAGCGCATTGCTCAGCACCCGGATCAGTGGGGTTTGCTCGATACCCTCGTGGCATTGCTTCTGACCGTTTCGAATGCGGATCTGTCGAAGCTGCGTCTTCCCGAATTGCCACCGGATGCGCCGCCACGTGCGTTTGCCCTTCATGCTCTGCTCGCGCTGGTTTCTGGTGGCACCGACAAGGTTCTGTTCGAGCGCCTGGTATTCGAACATGATGGCGTGACCCATGATTTTCGCCACGAGCTCGCCGGGCTTCTTTGGCGTCGCAACATGGATCCTGGCACGAAGGAATCGCTTTGGCTCGGCATGCTGGAAGCCGCACCGCCTCCTCGCCGGAACCTTCGGGACCAGATTCAATCTGCTTTTTTCAAGCATCTTCACGACACACTCGAACCCTCCTTTCTCACCCGTGCGGCTTGGACCGAGCACGAATTGCCTGAACCGTGCCTCGTGGAGCAAACCACCGCGACCCGACCGGCTCCTCGGATCGTCCAGATCGTCGAATTGCGCAACGTGCGCATTTTCAAAGAGACGCCCTCCGTCGACGAAAAATTTCCCCAGCCGGCCGGGGATCAAGGTCAATGGATCGTCCTGGTTGGGGAAAATGGCGTCGGAAAAACGACGCTCCTGCGGGCGATTGCACTTGCGGTGGCGCCTCCGGCCATCGGTTCAAAACTGCTCGACGAAAGCAACCCGCCCATGCTCGCCAATGGCGGGGAAGGGCCCATCACAATCGAACTGGATACGGGTTTACTTTCAGTGGCCATTCGGCGTGACGAGCGCACCGAAATCGTGGAAGCGCGGTCGACGCAAGAGGTGTCACGCCCGTGGATCGTGGGATACGGAGTAAAAAGGGGCAATGCCCGCGGCGAAAAGGATCGCCCCGCCGAAGTGGGGCCCATTGGCGAATTGCATACGCTCTTCGATCGACCCGCATCGCTTTACAATGCCGCGCAATGGCTCGAAAACCTCGACGCAGACGTGCTGCGCGAGCAGCGGCGGTCTCCCCGCCCGAGCGAAACACCGCCAACGGGATCGGCAGGCATTTGGAAGGCCGTCGTGCATGCTTTGCGCGTGCTTTTGGGCATTCAAGACGTGAGCGTGGAACCCGGGGGTTTGGTGTATGTGCAGCACAAGGACTTTGGTCGCGTGCGCCTCGATACCCTGAGCGACGGATACCTGACGACGACCGGCTGGATCATCGATATGATCGCGCGGTGGGTGGAGAGGCAGCGGGAACTGGACGAAAGCGTGGGCGCGGACGTGCTGCGCCAAATGACGGGCCTGGTGCTCGTTGACGAAATCGATTTGCACCTGCATCCGATTTGGCAAATGCACATCATCGATGATGTACGCCGGCTCTTCCCCAATCTCAGTTTCGTGGTCACGACACATAACCCGTTGGTACTCCAAGGTGCGCGTCGGGGAGAGGTGTACGTGATGCGGCGCGGGGAGCAAGGCCGGATCGAATTGGTGCAAAAGGACATTCGACCCGGACAAGACGTCGATCGGGTGCTTTTCGAGCAGTTTGGCGTGGAATACACGTTCGATCGCGAGACACGCGATTTGCTGGCCCGGCATCGCGACCTGCTGGCGCGGGGGGCAGGACGTGACGATCCGCAGCGCATGGCGCTCGAAAAGCAAATCGAGACACGTTTCGGTAGCCTTGGGAGCACGTTGCGCAAAGAGCGTGATGCGACGATGGGACCGGTGGCACCTTTCGACGACGAAGAACGGGCACGGTTTTTGGCAGAAATGCAGCGCTTGGCCGACGAAGAAGAAAGCTGA
- a CDS encoding AAA family ATPase encodes MKIPYAQCDFAAIRREEAFYVDKTPFIPHLENAGGRYLIFLRPRRFGKSTLISTLENYYDIALAGEFDELFDGLWIHEHPTPEKNKYLVLTLDFSPVASEGTEADIRRSFAFQINAALSLFAHRYEKLVPALAPFKKLLHSPEQDAALVMTAVLTEIERAGQRMYLLIDEYDHFGNRLLSDGLMDVYQDIVRSAGFVRSFYASLKAFTRTSTLARMFITGVSPIMLDDLSSGFNIITHVSQHDALNALAGFTTADVERAVDTMLRDRPDLAADPRIGHRQTLLETLEQYYDGYRFSKRAAEKMYNSTLVLYFLREVLISGHYPDQMLDLNVRTDYGRLYGIAKATSGAAAGTREVLEEILTKESVTSSLVEQFGTKMLFGRAQIVSLLYYMGMLTFAEDAATSAEPKLVIPIA; translated from the coding sequence ATGAAAATTCCCTATGCCCAGTGCGACTTTGCGGCGATTCGTCGGGAAGAAGCCTTCTACGTCGACAAGACTCCGTTCATCCCGCATCTGGAGAACGCTGGCGGCAGATACCTCATCTTCCTGCGGCCGCGCAGGTTCGGCAAATCGACCCTGATCAGCACGCTCGAGAATTACTACGACATCGCGCTCGCTGGCGAATTCGACGAGCTTTTTGACGGGTTGTGGATTCACGAGCACCCCACGCCCGAGAAAAACAAATACCTCGTGCTGACGCTCGACTTTTCGCCCGTGGCATCCGAGGGCACCGAAGCGGATATCCGCCGAAGCTTTGCCTTCCAAATCAACGCCGCGTTGTCCCTGTTCGCACATCGTTACGAAAAATTGGTTCCTGCGCTCGCTCCATTCAAAAAACTACTGCATTCTCCTGAACAAGATGCGGCACTCGTCATGACCGCCGTATTAACGGAGATCGAACGGGCTGGGCAACGCATGTATCTCCTAATTGACGAATACGACCACTTCGGCAATCGGCTTCTGTCCGACGGATTGATGGACGTGTACCAGGACATCGTGCGGAGCGCTGGGTTCGTGCGGAGCTTTTATGCGAGCTTGAAGGCGTTCACGCGCACGAGCACGCTGGCGCGCATGTTCATCACGGGCGTGTCGCCCATCATGCTCGACGACTTGTCGAGCGGTTTCAATATCATCACGCATGTCTCGCAGCACGATGCCTTGAATGCATTGGCGGGCTTCACGACGGCGGATGTGGAGCGAGCGGTGGACACGATGCTTCGAGACAGGCCCGATTTGGCGGCGGATCCACGCATCGGTCATCGCCAAACGCTCCTCGAGACGCTGGAACAGTATTACGATGGGTATCGTTTTTCCAAACGCGCGGCCGAGAAGATGTACAATTCGACGCTCGTCTTGTATTTCTTACGTGAAGTGCTCATTTCCGGACATTACCCGGATCAAATGCTCGATTTGAACGTTCGTACGGATTACGGACGGCTCTACGGCATTGCGAAAGCGACGAGCGGCGCGGCCGCGGGCACCCGAGAAGTGCTCGAAGAAATCCTCACGAAAGAATCGGTGACGAGCTCGCTGGTGGAGCAATTTGGCACGAAGATGCTTTTTGGGCGAGCACAAATCGTGTCGCTTCTCTATTACATGGGAATGTTGACGTTCGCCGAAGATGCGGCCACGAGCGCGGAGCCGAAGCTCGTGATCCCAATCGCGTGA
- a CDS encoding PD-(D/E)XK nuclease domain-containing protein, whose product MSRISNRDLIQFDEKTMKLMLFAYLSQTNSFYLMSEKETAQGYCDLLLGLRGNASSAKYAWIIEAKYVKAEATDKEIEAAVSRGLAQLERYTSDADLIKMLTLGNHLRAGVLVFIGAKDVRYWPKSSA is encoded by the coding sequence TTGTCACGCATCAGCAATCGAGACCTCATCCAATTCGACGAGAAAACGATGAAGCTGATGCTCTTTGCGTATTTGTCGCAAACCAATTCATTCTACTTGATGAGCGAAAAAGAAACCGCGCAGGGATATTGCGATTTGCTCCTCGGTCTGCGCGGCAATGCATCCTCTGCGAAATACGCGTGGATCATCGAGGCGAAGTACGTCAAGGCGGAGGCGACGGACAAGGAGATCGAAGCGGCGGTGTCTCGAGGGCTCGCGCAGCTCGAGCGGTATACGTCGGACGCGGACCTGATCAAGATGCTGACGCTGGGCAATCATTTGCGAGCGGGCGTCTTGGTGTTCATCGGGGCGAAGGATGTGCGTTATTGGCCGAAGTCGAGCGCGTAG
- a CDS encoding FIST C-terminal domain-containing protein, with protein sequence MSKDAERAATVVRERVGDRKPKLILHFECTGRGKLMLRDQVRQDLVRRIQSSLPGDTPWFGAYVGGEIAPVRETNMFHNYTAVLAAIV encoded by the coding sequence ATGAGCAAAGATGCCGAGCGCGCGGCGACGGTCGTTCGCGAACGCGTTGGCGATCGGAAGCCGAAGCTGATTCTGCATTTCGAGTGCACGGGGCGGGGCAAGCTGATGCTGCGGGACCAAGTACGCCAGGATCTGGTGCGCCGCATTCAGAGCTCATTGCCGGGCGACACGCCTTGGTTTGGCGCGTACGTCGGCGGAGAGATCGCGCCGGTGCGCGAGACGAACATGTTCCACAATTACACGGCGGTCCTCGCTGCAATCGTGTAA
- a CDS encoding ABC transporter permease, with protein sequence MKTKFLPTIAPPIISLVVVLVFWETIVRVLSVPAFLLPPPSAIQAAGMANASSLIGASLTTAQSALIGFLLSIVIGISLAVVLGTSRLLERAFYPYAVFLQTVPIVAIAPLLVIWFGPGPRAVSVASFIVSVFPIMANTLTGLQSVDPALRDLFRLHGASRSQTLFLLSLPHATPNIVTGLRVAGGLSVIGAIVGEFVAGFAEGAAGLGIRILESYRLLRTDLLFAYVFCACLLGLALFGATNWLGWRLMRKWHPSEKI encoded by the coding sequence GTGAAAACGAAGTTTTTGCCGACGATCGCGCCGCCCATCATTTCGCTCGTCGTGGTGCTCGTTTTTTGGGAAACCATCGTGCGCGTGTTGTCCGTGCCCGCTTTTCTTCTTCCGCCACCCAGCGCCATTCAAGCGGCAGGAATGGCCAATGCGTCGTCGCTCATCGGAGCATCCCTCACGACGGCGCAATCGGCATTGATTGGTTTTTTGTTGTCCATCGTCATTGGCATATCGCTCGCGGTCGTGCTTGGCACATCCCGGCTGCTCGAACGAGCGTTTTACCCATACGCCGTTTTTTTGCAGACAGTTCCCATCGTCGCCATCGCGCCGCTTTTGGTCATTTGGTTTGGCCCGGGACCACGAGCCGTGAGCGTGGCGTCATTCATCGTCAGTGTTTTTCCCATCATGGCCAATACGCTCACCGGGCTGCAATCCGTCGATCCTGCGCTACGTGATCTATTTCGATTGCACGGTGCAAGCCGATCTCAAACATTGTTTCTCTTGAGTCTGCCGCATGCAACGCCAAACATCGTCACGGGCCTCCGCGTAGCCGGTGGGCTCTCGGTGATTGGCGCAATCGTCGGAGAATTCGTGGCGGGTTTTGCCGAAGGCGCGGCGGGACTTGGCATTCGCATTTTGGAATCTTATCGCCTTTTGCGTACGGATCTACTCTTCGCGTACGTCTTTTGCGCTTGCCTTCTCGGCCTCGCCCTCTTCGGCGCGACCAATTGGCTCGGATGGCGCCTCATGCGCAAATGGCACCCTTCGGAAAAAATTTGA